One region of Salvia miltiorrhiza cultivar Shanhuang (shh) chromosome 3, IMPLAD_Smil_shh, whole genome shotgun sequence genomic DNA includes:
- the LOC131018723 gene encoding protein VACUOLELESS GAMETOPHYTES-like — protein MAAPSTTNHASHGQHLLFRTNRLSAATPLTYCPNDSLLYDVYRCIVCDYYIHISCAMLPKRIVFHEYHQHPLHLLFTATTTREYFCEKDIDLKYWMYGCAECKQWFHINCIPSLGYLSKVKFGGTISIPDCHIHDLILTRMLTLPSQRCGHCKQTIQGLQDEMALFCSHCHFWLHFSCARNSLAL, from the coding sequence ATGGCTGCACCCAGCACCACCAACCATGCCTCACACGGCCAACATCTTCTTTTCCGAACCAACCGGCTGTCGGCTGCGACTCCTCTCACCTACTGTCCCAATGACTCCTTACTTTACGATGTCTACAGATGCATTGTCTGCGACTACTACATACACATAAGCTGCGCAATGCTTCCCAAAAGGATTGTATTCCATGAATACCACCAGCATCCTCTTCATTTGCTCTTCACTGCTACTACTACTCGTGAGTACTTCTGCGAGAAAGACATAGACCTCAAGTATTGGATGTATGGGTGTGCTGAGTGCAAGCAATGGTTTCACATAAACTGCATTCCATCACTTGGGTATCTATCCAAAGTCAAGTTTGGAGGAACAATCAGTATTCCTGACTGTCACATTCATGATCTCATTCTTACTCGGATGCTTACTCTGCCATCTCAGAGGTGCGGCCATTGCAAACAAACCATCCAAGGCTTGCAAGATGAGATGGCCTTGTTTTGCTCTCACTGTCATTTTTGGCTTCACTTTTCCTGTGCCAGGAATTCCCTTGCTCTTTAA
- the LOC131016497 gene encoding uncharacterized protein LOC131016497 isoform X1, translating to MRESLSTLIEMDEWEVDDDELESYSVEKFKKNGKHFSHDHPLSRIMSCDEDEDVDENNDVCSICGLPILSIPSYSCTNACQFFLHEQCALKLPPKFIHPTHGPDFDGKHTLYMQKRSSSHNFTYKCEDCEFEIHPLVAVGGVEIKVKHKSHPLHPLVALGKQISCECDACGKKQDGFFFSCQDCNFWIHRDCTLLPNIITLLNHPQPFILAYSLPPFLIQDGCLICQKELLVRHNGIYFYPQSGIFTHVTCGMDKSAVSKTGLELIQLPDDEWDDAFPSLAIRRYKLGPQPHAYDSGDELTIEKYHNHPLILTQLTTKPCNLACDMCTRPINTISSPFYKCDDCHFVAHKICADILPILKFSIPGLARPAVAELYRDLSTCFFNSVFHCNFCHRPCNGLCYYIHQVDVDYCIDLECMAAPSIVKHASHGQHLLFRTSRLWTAAPLTCCPNDSLLYDVYRCIVCDYCIHVSCAMLPERIVFQEYHHHPLHLLFTATTTRDDFCEVCEKDIDLKYWMYGCAVCKQWFHINCIPSVGYLSKVKFGGTISIPDCHIHDLILTRMLTLPSQRCGHCKQTIQGLQDEMALFCSHCQFRLHFSCARNSLALKTYNPLKLYSEIDDALLIREIREELAEDDED from the exons ATGAGAGAGAGCCTCTCTACATTGATAGAAATGGATGAATGGGAGGTAGATGACGATGAACTAGAGAGTTACTCAGTTGAGAAATTCAAGAAGAATGGTAAACATTTTAGTCATGATCATCCCCTGTCACGCATCATGTCCtgtgatgaagatgaagatgttgATGAGAATAATGATGTGTGCAGCATTTGTGGGCTTCCAATTCTTTCTATCCCCTCCTACTCCTGTACCAATGCTTGCCAATTCTTCCTCCACGAACAATGTGCACTCAAATTGCCCCCAAAATTCATCCATCCCACTCATGGTCCTGACTTCGACGGCAAGCACACCCTTTACATGCAGAAACGATCATCTTCCCACAATTTCACCTACAAATGTGAGGATTGCGAATTTGAAATCCACCCTTTGGTTGCAGTGGGTGGTGTTGAGATCAAAGTCAAACACAAGAGCCACCCATTGCACCCGCTCGTGGCCCTGGGCAAGCAGATTTCGTGTGAGTGCGACGCGTGTGGGAAGAAGCAAGACGGCTTCTTCTTCTCGTGCCAAGACTGCAATTTCTGGATTCATCGAGATTGTACCTTATTGCCCAACATCATCACATTACTCAATCATCCTCAGCCTTTTATTCTTGCATATTCTCTCCCTCCTTTCCTAATTCAAGACGGCTGCCTAATTTGCCAGAAAGAGCTGCTTGTTAGGCATAATGGCATATATTTCTACCCCCAGTCCGGAATTTTTACTCACGTAACCTGCGGAATGGATAAATCTGCTGTGTCCA AAACAGGACTGGAGTTGATCCAACTGCCGGATGATGAGTGGGACGACGCTTTCCCAAGTTTGGCTATTCGCAGATACAAATTAGGCCCACAACCACATGCATACGATAGTGGTGATGAGTTGACGATCGAAAAATATCACAACCATCCGCTCATCCTAACTCAACTCACCACTAAACCATGCAATCTAGCTTGCGATATGTGCACACGACCTATTAATACTATCTCATCTCCGTTTTACAAATGTGATGATTGCCATTTTGTTGCCCACAAAATCTGTGCTGATATTCTTCCTATTCTCAAATTCTCCATTCCGGGTTTAGCCAGACCTGCTGTGGCGGAACTTTATCGAGACCTGAGCACATGCTTTTTTAACTCAGTATTTCACTGCAATTTCTGCCATCGTCCTTGCAATGGACTTTGTTACTACATTCATCAGGTAGATGTTGATTACTGCATTGATCTAGAGTGCATGGCTGCACCCAGCATTGTCAAACACGCTTCACACGGCCAACATCTTCTTTTCCGAACCTCCCGGCTGTGGACCGCGGCTCCTCTCACATGTTGTCCCAATGACTCCTTACTTTACGATGTCTACAGATGCATTGTCTGCGACTACTGCATACACGTAAGCTGCGCAATGCTTCCGGAAAGGATTGTATTCCAAGAATACCACCACCATCCTCTTCATTTGCTCTTCACTGCTACTACTACTCGTGATGACTTCTGCGAGGTCTGCGAGAAAGATATAGACCTCAAGTATTGGATGTATGGGTGTGCTGTGTGTAAGCAATGGTTTCACATAAACTGCATTCCATCAGTTGGGTATTTATCCAAAGTCAAGTTTGGAGGAACAATCAGTATTCCTGACTGTCACATTCATGATCTCATTCTTACTCGGATGCTTACTCTGCCATCTCAGAGGTGCGGCCATTGCAAACAAACCATCCAAGGCTTGCAAGATGAGATGGCCTTGTTTTGCTCTCATTGTCAGTTTAGACTTCACTTTTCATGTGCTAGGAATTCCCTCGCTCTTAAAACTTACAATCCATTGAAGCTTTACTCGGAAATTGATGATGCATTGTTAATCAGGGAGATCAGGGAAGAGCTCGCTGAAGATGACGAAGATTGA
- the LOC131016497 gene encoding uncharacterized protein LOC131016497 isoform X2 — protein MQKRSSSHNFTYKCEDCEFEIHPLVAVGGVEIKVKHKSHPLHPLVALGKQISCECDACGKKQDGFFFSCQDCNFWIHRDCTLLPNIITLLNHPQPFILAYSLPPFLIQDGCLICQKELLVRHNGIYFYPQSGIFTHVTCGMDKSAVSKTGLELIQLPDDEWDDAFPSLAIRRYKLGPQPHAYDSGDELTIEKYHNHPLILTQLTTKPCNLACDMCTRPINTISSPFYKCDDCHFVAHKICADILPILKFSIPGLARPAVAELYRDLSTCFFNSVFHCNFCHRPCNGLCYYIHQVDVDYCIDLECMAAPSIVKHASHGQHLLFRTSRLWTAAPLTCCPNDSLLYDVYRCIVCDYCIHVSCAMLPERIVFQEYHHHPLHLLFTATTTRDDFCEVCEKDIDLKYWMYGCAVCKQWFHINCIPSVGYLSKVKFGGTISIPDCHIHDLILTRMLTLPSQRCGHCKQTIQGLQDEMALFCSHCQFRLHFSCARNSLALKTYNPLKLYSEIDDALLIREIREELAEDDED, from the exons ATGCAGAAACGATCATCTTCCCACAATTTCACCTACAAATGTGAGGATTGCGAATTTGAAATCCACCCTTTGGTTGCAGTGGGTGGTGTTGAGATCAAAGTCAAACACAAGAGCCACCCATTGCACCCGCTCGTGGCCCTGGGCAAGCAGATTTCGTGTGAGTGCGACGCGTGTGGGAAGAAGCAAGACGGCTTCTTCTTCTCGTGCCAAGACTGCAATTTCTGGATTCATCGAGATTGTACCTTATTGCCCAACATCATCACATTACTCAATCATCCTCAGCCTTTTATTCTTGCATATTCTCTCCCTCCTTTCCTAATTCAAGACGGCTGCCTAATTTGCCAGAAAGAGCTGCTTGTTAGGCATAATGGCATATATTTCTACCCCCAGTCCGGAATTTTTACTCACGTAACCTGCGGAATGGATAAATCTGCTGTGTCCA AAACAGGACTGGAGTTGATCCAACTGCCGGATGATGAGTGGGACGACGCTTTCCCAAGTTTGGCTATTCGCAGATACAAATTAGGCCCACAACCACATGCATACGATAGTGGTGATGAGTTGACGATCGAAAAATATCACAACCATCCGCTCATCCTAACTCAACTCACCACTAAACCATGCAATCTAGCTTGCGATATGTGCACACGACCTATTAATACTATCTCATCTCCGTTTTACAAATGTGATGATTGCCATTTTGTTGCCCACAAAATCTGTGCTGATATTCTTCCTATTCTCAAATTCTCCATTCCGGGTTTAGCCAGACCTGCTGTGGCGGAACTTTATCGAGACCTGAGCACATGCTTTTTTAACTCAGTATTTCACTGCAATTTCTGCCATCGTCCTTGCAATGGACTTTGTTACTACATTCATCAGGTAGATGTTGATTACTGCATTGATCTAGAGTGCATGGCTGCACCCAGCATTGTCAAACACGCTTCACACGGCCAACATCTTCTTTTCCGAACCTCCCGGCTGTGGACCGCGGCTCCTCTCACATGTTGTCCCAATGACTCCTTACTTTACGATGTCTACAGATGCATTGTCTGCGACTACTGCATACACGTAAGCTGCGCAATGCTTCCGGAAAGGATTGTATTCCAAGAATACCACCACCATCCTCTTCATTTGCTCTTCACTGCTACTACTACTCGTGATGACTTCTGCGAGGTCTGCGAGAAAGATATAGACCTCAAGTATTGGATGTATGGGTGTGCTGTGTGTAAGCAATGGTTTCACATAAACTGCATTCCATCAGTTGGGTATTTATCCAAAGTCAAGTTTGGAGGAACAATCAGTATTCCTGACTGTCACATTCATGATCTCATTCTTACTCGGATGCTTACTCTGCCATCTCAGAGGTGCGGCCATTGCAAACAAACCATCCAAGGCTTGCAAGATGAGATGGCCTTGTTTTGCTCTCATTGTCAGTTTAGACTTCACTTTTCATGTGCTAGGAATTCCCTCGCTCTTAAAACTTACAATCCATTGAAGCTTTACTCGGAAATTGATGATGCATTGTTAATCAGGGAGATCAGGGAAGAGCTCGCTGAAGATGACGAAGATTGA